A genomic window from Camelina sativa cultivar DH55 chromosome 2, Cs, whole genome shotgun sequence includes:
- the LOC104744302 gene encoding putative pentatricopeptide repeat-containing protein At5g65820, protein MHRFSPIVEFFLSKRQIFLPSSQLKSRFDLIQRSFHVSKALEDNFRRSNGIGLVCLEKSNNDRTKNSKYDEFASDVEKSYRILRKFHSRVPKLELALNESGVQLRPGLIERVLSRCGDAGNLGYRFFVWAAKQPGYSHTIEVYKSMVRVLSKMRQFGSVWGLIEEMRKENPQLIGPELFLVLVQRFPSAVVVKKAIEVLDEMPKFGLEHDEYVFGCLLDALCKHGSVKDAAKLFEDMRLRFPSNLRYFNSLLYGWCKEGKMMEAKHVLVQMKEAGFEPDIVDYTNLLSGYANAGKIADAYDLLKDMRRSGFEPNVNCYTVLIQGLCKVDRMEEAMKVFVEMEMYECEADVVTYTSLVNGFCKCGRIDKCYVVLDDMIKKGLIPCQLTYMYIMATLEKKEKFEECLEMMEKMKQIGYYADLGVYNIVIRLACKLGEVKEALRLWNEMKTNGLSPGADSFVIMIDGLTSQGNLLEASDHFKEMVTRGLFSVSQYKTLKSLLNTLLRDEKLETAKDVWSCISSKGSCELTVSSWTIWIHALFSKGYEKEACSYCLEMMEMDFMPQPDTFGKLMKGLKKLYNREFAAEITEKVRNMAFEREMSFKMYKRRGVQDLTEKAKSQKEGKKKQRTQ, encoded by the coding sequence ATGCATAGATTCTCTCCGATAGTCGAGTTTTTTCTCAGCAAACGCCAAATTTTCTTACCTTCTTCTCAATTAAAGTCTCGCTTTGACTTAATCCAAAGAAGTTTTCACGTTTCTAAAGCTCTCGAAGATAATTTCCGGAGAAGCAACGGGATTGGTTTAGTCTGTCTCGAGAAGAGCAACAACGATCGCACGAAGAACTCCAAATACGATGAATTCGCGAGTGATGTCGAGAAATCATACAGGATTCTTCGGAAATTTCATTCTAGGGTTCCGAAGTTGGAACTCGCGCTTAACGAATCCGGTGTTCAACTCCGACCCGGTTTAATCGAACGGGTTTTGAGTCGTTGTGGTGATGCTGGGAATCTAGGTTACAGATTCTTCGTCTGGGCGGCGAAGCAGCCTGGTTACTCTCACACTATCGAAGTGTATAAATCGATGGTGAGAGTTTTGAGTAAAATGCGTCAATTTGGATCCGTTTGGGGTTTAATCGAAGAGATGAGGAAGGAGAATCCTCAATTGATTGGACCtgaattgtttttggttttggttcagAGGTTTCCGTCGGCGGTTGTGGTTAAGAAAGCTATTGAGGTGCTCGACGAAATGCCTAAGTTTGGTTTAGAACATGATGAGTATGTATTCGGGTGTTTGCTTGATGCTTTGTGTAAGCACGGTAGTGTTAAAGATGCTGCGAAGCTTTTCGAGGATATGAGATTACGGTTTCCGTCGAATTtgagatattttaattcgttgtTGTATGGTTGGTGTAAGGAAGGGAAGATGATGGAAGCTAAACATGTTTTGGTTCAGATGAAAGAAGCTGGGTTTGAGCCTGACATTGTTGATTATACCAACTTGTTAAGTGGGTATGCTAATGCTGGTAAAATAGCAGATGCTTATGATCTTTTGAAAGATATGAGAAGAAGTGGGTTTGAACCGAATGTGAACTGTTACACTGTTTTGATCCAAGGATTATGTAAGGTGGATAGAATGGAGGAGGCGATGAAGGTGTTTGTTGAGATGGAGATGTATGAATGTGAGGCTGATGTTGTGACTTACACTTCATTAGTTAATGGGTTTTGCAAATGTGGAAGAATTGACAAGTGTTATGTTGTGTTAGACGATATGATTAAGAAAGGGCTCATCCCGTGCCAACTCACCTATATGTATATCATGGCGActcttgagaagaaagaaaaatttgaagagTGTTtggagatgatggagaagatgaagcagatAGGGTATTATGCTGATCTTGGCGTTTACAATATCGTCATCAGATTGGCTTGTAAACTAGGAGAAGTTAAGGAAGCTCTTCGATTATGGAACGAAATGAAAACAAACGGGTTGAGTCCTGGAGCAGATTCGTTTGTTATTATGATCGATGGTTTAACAAGCCAAGGTAATTTACTCGAAGCATCTGATCACTTTAAAGAAATGGTAACTAGAGGATTGTTCTCCGTTTCTCAATACAAAACTCTGAAGTCATTGCTAAATACCCTGTTAAGAGACGAGAAGCTGGAAACGGCGAAAGATGTTTGGAGTTGCATCTCAAGTAAAGGGTCTTGCGAGCTGACCGTATCGTCTTGGACAATATGGATCCATGCCTTGTTCTCAAAAGGTTATGAAAAGGAGGCGTGTTCTTATTGTCTTGAAATGATGGAGATGGACTTCATGCCGCAACCAGACACATTTGGTAAACTTATGAAGGGGTTGAAGAAACTGTATAATAGAGAATTCGCTGCAGAGATTACAGAGAAGGTGAGGAATATGGcatttgagagagagatgagttttAAGATGTATAAGAGAAGGGGAGTGCAAGATTTGACCGAGAAAGCTAAATCTCaaaaagaagggaagaagaaacagaggactCAATAA
- the LOC104744328 gene encoding thioredoxin-like protein AAED1, chloroplastic: MAMLSLRSPSSMPLISSSVSHRCSKPFSQLPSSPIASVPFTRLKSNYTSVSPIFRHRMFSSRAATGATDSIPDYREDIGEILGDVSIFTASGQRVQFSDLWDQNDGIAAVVLLRHFGCVCCWELATALKEAKPRFDAAGVKLIAVGVGTPDKARILATRLPFPMECLYADPERKAYDVLGLYYGLGRTFFNPASKKVFSRFKEIREATKNYTIKATPEDRSSVLQQGGTFVFRGKKLLYGRKDEGTGDHPSLDDVINICCKTAVA, encoded by the exons ATGGCGATGCTCTCTCTACGATCTCCAAGTTCCATGCCACTcatttcttcctctgtttctcataGATGCTCGAAACCCTTCTCTCAGTTACCATCATCTCCGATTGCTTCTGTTCCTTTTACCAGATTAAAATCCAATTACACTTCCGTTTCTCCGATCTTTAGACACCGCATGTTTTCCTCTAGAGCTGCCACTGGAGCCACCGATTCCATCCCTGATTACAGAGAAGATATCGGTGAGATTCTCGGCGATGTCTCCATCTTCACTGCTTCTGGCCAGCGTGTGCAATTCAGTGATCTCTGGGATCAGAACGAT GGAATCGCTGCTGTTGTGCTTTTGAGGCATTTCGGATGCGTTTGCTG TTGGGAACTTGCTACTGCTTTGAAAGAGGCTAAACCGAGATTTGATGCAGCTGGTGTTAAATTGATAGCTGTTGGTGTTGGAACTCCTGATAAAGCTCGTATACTTGCTACTCGG ttaCCTTTTCCCATGGAATGTCTCTATGCGGATCCTGAACGCAAG GCCTACGATGTTCTTGGATTATACTACGGTTTAGGCCGCACTTTCTTCAATCCAGCTAGT AAAAAGGTATTCTCAAGATTTAAAGAGATTCGTGAAGCTACAAAGAATTACACCATAAAAGCCACTCCTGAAGACAGAAGCAGTGTGTTGCAACag GGAGGTACGTTTGTATTCAGAGGCAAGAAGCTGTTGTACGGTCGAAAAGACGAAGGCACTGGAGATCATCCATCTCTCGATGATGTTATCAATATCTGCTGCAAAACCGCTGTTGCTTGA
- the LOC104744319 gene encoding inactive LRR receptor-like serine/threonine-protein kinase BIR2: MPVNHRFSYRLLFLLLLLLNFETARRLVSGDPNDESCLTNLRQSLEDPANNLRNWTKSFFSNPCTGFASSLHGVTCNNGRVYKLSLTNLSLRGSISPYLSNCTNLQSLDLSSNQISGEIPQQLQYLVNLAVLNLSSNRLSGEISPQLALCAYLNVIDLHGNKLSGQIPSQLGSLARLSAFDVSDNKLSGQIPANLAMRNGNLPRFNESSFTGNKKLFGYPLEEMKSKGLSIMAIVGIGLGSGIASLVISFTGVCIWLKITEKKMEEEEGKISHSMPDY, from the coding sequence atGCCGGTTAATCACCGGTTTAGTTACCGGttactcttcctcctcctcctccttctaaATTTCGAAACGGCACGGCGTTTAGTCTCCGGTGACCCAAACGACGAGTCATGCTTAACGAATCTACGTCAGAGTTTAGAAGATCCGGCGAACAACCTCCGTAACTGGACAAAATCCTTCTTCTCAAACCCTTGCACCGGCTTCGCCTCTTCCCTCCACGGAGTCACTTGCAACAACGGCAGGGTTTACAAACTCTCACTAACGAACCTCTCTCTCCGTGGCTCAATCTCTCCGTACCTCTCTAATTGCACAAATCTCCAATCCTTAGATCTGTCTTCAAACCAGATCTCCGGCGAGATCCCGCAACAGTTACAGTACCTCGTTAACCTCGCTGTTCTTAACCTTTCCTCTAATCGTCTCTCCGGTGAAATCTCGCCGCAGCTAGCTCTCTGCGCTTACTTAAACGTCATCGATCTTCACGGTAACAAACTCTCCGGCCAAATCCCGTCGCAGTTGGGGAGTCTCGCGAGGTTATCGGCGTTCGATGTCTCTGATAATAAATTATCCGGTCAGATTCCGGCGAATCTGGCGATGAGGAATGGGAACTTGCCGAGATTTAATGAGAGCTCGTTTACAGGGAACAAGAAATTGTTTGGGTATCCGTTGGAGGAGATGAAGAGCAAAGGATTGTCGATAATGGCGATCGTTGGGATTGGGCTTGGGAGTGGAATCGCTAGCTTAGTGATTAGCTTCACTGGGGTTTGTATATGGTTGAAGATCactgagaagaagatggaggaagaagaaggaaagattAGTCACTCTATGCCtgattactaa